The sequence GAAGTGGTGAGCCGCGAGGCGCAAAAAAGGCCCGGGACCGAAGCGTATTTGAATACGCTAGGGTCCGGGCCTTTTGCACACCTGAGGCGTAAGATCTTGTACGGCTCGAAGACTCGCCTACAATTCACTTAACGAAGCGGATCGCCGCTTATCGCCAGCTAGCAGCCGCAGGAGCCGGTGCCGCAGGAGGAGCATCCGCAGCCTCCGCCGCCCATCTCGTTCTCGGAGGAGACCTGGAAGCCGTAAGGGGTCATGTCGATGGACACGGCGCCGGAGGCCTGGGCCAGTTCCTCGTTGATCAGGAAGGTGAAGCTGCCCTGCTCAAAGGATTTATCGCCGTCGCGCAGTTCGTCGAGTGCCAGAGACAGGCGCGGACCGGCACAACCGCCGTCGGCCAGGTGCACGCGGATGGGCTGCACGTCCTTATCTTCAAAATATTTGGTCAGTTCGTTCTGGGCCGATTCGGAAACAGTGATCATAATTACTCTCCTGGATTGGTTTCGTTCTCCAAAACAATAAGGATCATCTATCCGTTGTAAAGAGAAAAACGATCATTCGACTCCGGAGGGCCGGGCAACTGGCTGAAATGAAAGCCGATAAAAAAAGAAAACAACCCCCAGGGGGTACACGTCCCGTTTGCCCGGCGGCTTTCTGCCCGCTCAAAGACGCAAAAAAAAGCCCGGTCCCGACGCGTATCGTAATACGCGAGGGGCCGGGCTTTTGGGTCGCAACGAAGCGGATCGTCGCTTGTCTTCAGCTAGCAGCCGCAGCCGCCGGAGCCGGCGGAACCGCAGGAACCGGACGAGGAGCAGTCGCAGCTGGAGCCGCCACCGCCAACGGGGTTCTCGGATTCCACGACGAATCCATAATAGGTCATATCGATTTTGATGTTGCCGGTCTGGGTCATCAGTTCCTTGTCAACCAGGAAGGTGAAACCAGCGGCCTCGGACACTTCATCCTTATCGTTAGGCTCATCCAGAGCCAGGGTCAGGCGCGGGCCTGCTCAGCCTCCGGCCGCGAGATACACGCGGATGGGGGAAGCTTCCTTGTCCTGGAAGTAGCCTTCAAGCTGCTTCTGGGCAGCTTCAGTGACTTCAATCATTATAATGCCTCCTAATTTGGGTCGGGAGAAGAAGAGGTAAGATCTATAACACCCTTTGTCAAATCGAAAGTTGTCGAGGGCTCGGGGCGGAGTTGACCCCCTTTGGGCGATGGGCTAATTTCCTATGTTCCTTCAACCGCTAAGCCATGCGAGGCCGAGATGATGAAAGACTGCGGCACCATATTGTCCGACAAGGAGATGAGCCGTACCCTGGAGCGGCTGGCCGTCGAGATATACGAGCGCCGGGGCGATGATGAGTCCCTGGCCATCCTGGGCATCCAGCGCCGCGGCGCGGATCTGGCCGAGCGGTTGAAACTGCTTCTGGACGAGCGCCTGGGCCGCAAGGTGCCGCTGGGCAAGCTCGACATCAACCTGTATCGCGATGACTGGACCACCAACCTGGAGCTGGCCCCGACCATTAGCTGTTCGGAAATAGGCTACGATGTGGAGGGCAAGTCCATCGTGCTGGTTGACGACGTGCTCTATTCCGGCCGCACGGTGCGCGCGGCCCTGGAGGCCATCCTCGACTACGGCCGTCCCAAGCGGGTGGAGCTGCTGGTCCTGGTGGACCGGGGCCATCGCGAGCTGCCCATCCAGGCCGATTACGTGGGCAAGCGGCTGAACACCCTGGGCGACGAACACGTCAACGTGCTGGTCAGCGAGCGCGACGGCGAGGACCGGGTCTGCCTGGTTCGGGGCGAGTAGGCATGGCCTTTACGCCGATCAAGCGCGACGAGGTGAGCCAGCCCTGCGTCACCCTGGTGGGCATGGCCGGAGCGGGCAAGTCCACGCTCGGCGGGCTGCTGGCCAAGCGGCTGGGCTGGGGCCAGCTGGACACGGACCGGTACATGGAGTCCTATTACGGCCTGAGCCTCCAGGGGATCATGGACACCTACGGGCTGGACGATTTTCTGCGAATCGAGGAGGGGCTCGTCTCGGGCCTGAACCTGACGCGCACGGTCATTTCCACGGGCGGTTCGGTCATCTACGGCCCCCGGGCCGTGGAGCGGCTCAAGCATCTCGGCCCTGTTGTCCTGCTGGACATCGACGAGGCCACTTTCATCGAGCGCGTGGGCAGCGGCGAGAACCGGGGATTGGCCATCGGCCCGGGCAAGACCATGCGCGACCTTTACAACGAGCGGCTGCCGTTGTACCGCAAGGCCGCCGACCTGACGGTCCGCACGGACCAGTGCTCGCCCGACGAGTGCGTGGACATCATCCTTCAACACCTTCACATCGCATGAACAAACTGACCCCCAAGGCCGCCTTCCGCAAACTGGCCGCCATATACAACAAGATGGTCGCCCGTTACGACGAGGCCGCCGGTCCCATCGGAATGACCTGCGAGGGCTGTACCGACAACTGCTGCCTGTCCTTCTTTCAGCACCACACCTACGTGGAGTGGGCCTACATGTGGGAAGGGCTGAACAAGCTGCCCGCCGACCGGCTCGAAGAGATCAGGGAGCGGGCGCGGGACTATGTGGAGCAGGGCCAGGCCGCTCTGGCCCGCGGCGAGCGTCCGCACATCATGTGTCCGCTGAACATAGACGAGAAGCAGGGCGTCTGCGGCCTGTACGAACACCGGCTGATGATTTGCCGGATGCACGGCGTACCCAATCTGCTGACCCGCCACACGGGCCAGGAAGTCCGCTTCCCCGGTTGCTACCGTTGCCAGGAACTGACCGAGGGCATGGACGTCGTACCGACCGTGGACCGCACCCCCATGTACAAGGATCTGGTCATGCTCGAGATGCAGTTCGTGGGCAAGAACCTGCGCATGATGCCCAAGGTGGACCACACCATTGCCGAGATGATCGTGCTCGGGCCGCCGAGATTGAAATAGACTTTTGGACAGAGAATAAAAAAGCCGCCGGAACGAGTTCCGGCGGCTTTTTCTTGTCTGGCGGAGTTTAAACCGAAAGCGGGAACCCGGCCTTGGCAAAGGTGAACTGTCCCGCCTGGAGCAGGGAGATTTCATTTTGGCGGGCCGTTATCTGCATGTACTTCTCGTGGTCTGGCAGGGCCGAACCCCAGATCTGGGCGATCTCGGCGCGGACGGTGTTGATGCGTGCCTCCAGCCGGTCCAGGGTGAAGGTGCCGTGCTTGATCGGCTCGATGGCCGCCTCGCGGAAGGCCTTGATCGCCTCCTCGGAAATATCCACGACGTCGCCGGGCCAGTGCATGGCCTGCTGCTGCTCGTCCTTGTCGGGCAACGGTCCGAAGACCGAACCGCTCTCAACCTGTGTGGTGTCCATTTGTATGTACATGACCTTCCTCCGTGATGGTCGCGTACAATTCCTATCGGACACTCCTTAATAAAACTTAATAATCGATCCCCCGCGTCAGGGCGCAGCATCTGGATGCAGGGCGCTACCCCTCCGCACCCTGCAGAAACCCGATGAAGTCGGTCACGCCGTGCTGCCGGGCGTGGACATAATTGGCGGTCCAGGCGGCAAAGGACATCTTGCGGCCGTATACTTCGTAGCGGCGGTCGGGGCCGGCGAAATGCCAGCCGAAGAAAGCGGCCACTGACGGGTGGATGGGAAGTTCGAATTCCGGAAACGGCTCGCCCAACGCCGACATGTCGACCGCGTCCGGCTCAGGCAGGCCGAGTTCGCGCAGCACGCCCCGCGCGGCGTGGTCCATGAGTGTTGCGCCCGGATGATTGACCGTGTTGAAGAGCGATTCCTGACCGTACCGTTCCTCGATAAGGGGCATGTACTTGATGGGAGTATGCGCCTCGCGCTCGCGCTCGCGTTGCAGCGTGGCCTGCATGAGCGCATTGAGGCCGAGCTTGGCGGCCAGGTCGGCCCGCAGGTAGAGCAGGATGACCTCGTCCGTGGACAACCCGGCATCGATGTAGCCGTCGAGCAGTTCGCAGCGGTAGTTGAACCCGGCCCGGCCCGACCAGGTGGGCCAGTATCCCTTGAAGAACATGTTCGGGATGCACAGGGTTCGCGCGCCGTCCGGCAGTTTGGTCATGAGGGAGGCCGAGGCCAGCTCGCCCCAGTCGGGGCCCAGGTGCTGGTACAGGAACAGGGAGCAGCGGGCCAGGTCCGCAGCGGGTACCGGCTCGCGTACGTAGTTGGTGTACAGGCGGCACTCGTACCTTTCGCGAAAGGCTGGGCAGCAGTTCAGCCGCTCAAGCAGTGGTTCGCCCTGGCAGTTGGCGTGTACAAGACAGAGTTCCCGATTCATGGACATTCCTGTTCGAATCTAATTAACAAGTGTTTCCGTGTATATAGCATGACAAAAGCGATGCCGCAACGGGTTCCCGGGTTTGCATTCCAACGGCCTCCGGTGTATGGCTCCCAAACCGAAAATCACCAGCAAGGAACCCATTATGGAAACAGCATTCAAGCATATACTTGATGAAATCTCCCCTGTGGATCGCGCGCCCGAGGCCGCGGGCCAGGCCCATCTCGACAGCCTGACCAAGCCGGTCGGCAGCCTCGGCCGTCTGGAGGAGCTGGCCCTGCAACTGTACCTCATTCAGGGCGGGCAGGCACCCCAGGCCGATCCCATGCGGATCTACACCGTGGCCGGGGATCACGGGGTCAACGACGAGGGCGTGTCTCCCTATCCCCAGGAAGTCACCCGCCAGATGGTCCTCAATTTCCTGGCCAACGGCGCGGGCATCAACGTGCTGGCCAAAACCGTTGGGGCCGAGCTGTTCGTGGTGGACGCGGGCTGCTGCGGCGGGCCGTTCGAAGACCATCCGGCCCTGATTCAGGCCAAGGTCGCGCCCGGCACGGCCAATCTGGCAAAAGGCCCGGCCATGACCCGCGAGCAGTGCCTCGAAGCCCTCATGCTCGGCGTGTCCCTGGCTGATCGCGCCCATGCGGACGGGGTCAAGGTACTCGGTACCGGCGAGATGGGCATTTCCAACACCACGCCGTCCACGGCCCTGTACTCCGCACATCTCGGCCTCGACCCCGCCGGGTTGACCGGACCGGGCGCGGGACTGCCCGAGGGCAGTCTGGCCGCCAAGACCGCCGTCATCCGGCGCGGTCTGGAGGCCAACAAGCAGACCGTCGAATCCGGCGATCCCGTGGATATCCTCGCCGCTCTGGGCGGCCTGGAGATCGCCACCCTGGCCGGGCTCATCCTGGGCGGAGCCAGAAATCATCAACTCGTCTGCGTGGACGGCTTCATCTCCACCGCCGCCTACCTGGCCGCCTGGAAGATCCACCCCGCGGTCAAGGACTACTGCCTGCTCAGTCACGCCTCGGCCGAACCCGGCTATGCGGCTGTTGTCAAGGCCATGGGCGTCACCCCCTACCTGCACCTCGGCTTCCGTCTGGGCGAGGGCACCGGCGCTGCCTGTGCCATGTTCCTGGTCCGTGCCGCGGCCAACATCTATAACCAGATGGCCACCTTCGCCTCGGCCGGAGTGTCCGAAAGCGAATAGTCCGCGCCGGTGGAACCAAGAGAAAAATCCCGCCCTGGTCATGTGACCGGGGCGGGATTCTTTTTTTGTCCGTTTGCAGGCGTTATGTAGCCGGTTTCCAGACGGAGGCGGCGGTCTCCACGATGAACCGCATCTTCGCCCACTGCTCGGCCTCGCTCAGGGTGTTGCCCTCCTCGGTGGATGAGAAGCCGCACTGGGGGCTGAGGCAGAGTTGGTTGATGGGCACGATGGCGGCGGCCTCGGCAATGCGTTCCTTCACGTCCTCGGCGTTTTCGAGTTCCCCGGTCTTGGAGGACACCAGGCC is a genomic window of uncultured Pseudodesulfovibrio sp. containing:
- a CDS encoding WcbI family polysaccharide biosynthesis putative acetyltransferase, which produces MNRELCLVHANCQGEPLLERLNCCPAFRERYECRLYTNYVREPVPAADLARCSLFLYQHLGPDWGELASASLMTKLPDGARTLCIPNMFFKGYWPTWSGRAGFNYRCELLDGYIDAGLSTDEVILLYLRADLAAKLGLNALMQATLQREREREAHTPIKYMPLIEERYGQESLFNTVNHPGATLMDHAARGVLRELGLPEPDAVDMSALGEPFPEFELPIHPSVAAFFGWHFAGPDRRYEVYGRKMSFAAWTANYVHARQHGVTDFIGFLQGAEG
- the pyrR gene encoding bifunctional pyr operon transcriptional regulator/uracil phosphoribosyltransferase PyrR; amino-acid sequence: MKDCGTILSDKEMSRTLERLAVEIYERRGDDESLAILGIQRRGADLAERLKLLLDERLGRKVPLGKLDINLYRDDWTTNLELAPTISCSEIGYDVEGKSIVLVDDVLYSGRTVRAALEAILDYGRPKRVELLVLVDRGHRELPIQADYVGKRLNTLGDEHVNVLVSERDGEDRVCLVRGE
- a CDS encoding IscA/HesB family protein, with translation MIEVTEAAQKQLEGYFQDKEASPIRVYLAAGGUAGPRLTLALDEPNDKDEVSEAAGFTFLVDKELMTQTGNIKIDMTYYGFVVESENPVGGGGSSCDCSSSGSCGSAGSGGCGC
- the thrB gene encoding homoserine kinase — its product is MAFTPIKRDEVSQPCVTLVGMAGAGKSTLGGLLAKRLGWGQLDTDRYMESYYGLSLQGIMDTYGLDDFLRIEEGLVSGLNLTRTVISTGGSVIYGPRAVERLKHLGPVVLLDIDEATFIERVGSGENRGLAIGPGKTMRDLYNERLPLYRKAADLTVRTDQCSPDECVDIILQHLHIA
- a CDS encoding IscA/HesB family protein, which translates into the protein MITVSESAQNELTKYFEDKDVQPIRVHLADGGCAGPRLSLALDELRDGDKSFEQGSFTFLINEELAQASGAVSIDMTPYGFQVSSENEMGGGGCGCSSCGTGSCGC
- the cobT gene encoding nicotinate-nucleotide--dimethylbenzimidazole phosphoribosyltransferase, translating into METAFKHILDEISPVDRAPEAAGQAHLDSLTKPVGSLGRLEELALQLYLIQGGQAPQADPMRIYTVAGDHGVNDEGVSPYPQEVTRQMVLNFLANGAGINVLAKTVGAELFVVDAGCCGGPFEDHPALIQAKVAPGTANLAKGPAMTREQCLEALMLGVSLADRAHADGVKVLGTGEMGISNTTPSTALYSAHLGLDPAGLTGPGAGLPEGSLAAKTAVIRRGLEANKQTVESGDPVDILAALGGLEIATLAGLILGGARNHQLVCVDGFISTAAYLAAWKIHPAVKDYCLLSHASAEPGYAAVVKAMGVTPYLHLGFRLGEGTGAACAMFLVRAAANIYNQMATFASAGVSESE